In the genome of Acidovorax sp. 69, the window GTACGGCAAAACCCATGGCAAGGGCGCACTGCAGGACTGGGCCACCATGTTGCGCGTGCTCAACCGCCTGAGCCGCCAGCCGGTGTTGGACACACGCGAGTTTCTGGCGCGCATGGTGGCGTTCATCCTGATGGGCAACACCGATGCCCACCTGAAAAACTGGGCGCTGGTCTACCCCGATGGCCGCGTGCCGCAGCTGGCGCCGGTGTACGACCCCGTGTGCGTGGCTGCGTTTTTTGACGGCGTACCCGACCACCAATACGCGGTGAACCGTGCCATCGACCACACCCTGCGGGCGCTGACCTGGGGCGATCTGGAAGGCCTGATGAAATCTGCCGGGCTGCTGCGTGTGCCCCGGCACCTGGCGCTGCTGCGCGAAACAGTGAAACAGGCCCAGGCAGACTGGCCCGCCTTGTTGCAAGCCACCACCACGCCGCCGACCGTGCGCACCACGGTATTGCAGCGCCTGGCGGGCGGGGTGAAGCTGACAGCGTGACCATGGCGCATGGCGCAGCGGCGTCAGGCACCCAGCATCTGAAGCGCTTCCCATACAGCCAAATGTGCTATTGAATGAATAGCGCATTGCGCTTATTCATCAAGCGCACCACCCGTTTTTATACAAATTCCTTGCCGGTTACATGACCCAAATGTGATGCCACCGTGGATACTGGGCCTCGCAAGCCTCCAATCACCCTCCCTCAAGGATGCCCATGGCCAAGATCCTGGAAGTGAAGTACGAGCACCAGGCCGACGCCCGCGTGTGCGAGGTGGCCCAAAAAAGCCTGGCCGATCTGTGCTGGCACGAAGTCGCCTACCCTACGCAAGCCACGGGCGATGCGGTCTGGTTCCTGGTGGCCTATGCGAACCAGGCGAGCTTCAAGGTTTACCGCGTCAAACATGCCAGCCAGGCAGACCTCAAACTCTTCAAAGTGGCCACCCCCGAGGAAGCGGGCTGGCGCACCAAAGACCATCTGCTGCGCGGCAAGCTGGGGTGACCTCTGCCGGGCAACGGCCACAAGCCCTTGGAGCGGGTTCTCAGCCAGAGGCAATCCGGGCGTCAGTGCCTCTTGTGAGGCACGGTGGACAAGAAGATAGGCTCGCTTGCTGCAGCGGTCACGCAACGTACCGGCACCCAGGTCATTGTGCGAACGTGAATGACAAACACGCCCATGCCACAACACGAGGCCGCAGGGTCTTGCACCGGGCGCAGCACGCGTAACATGGCGCGGGGGGCGCTGCTCCCCCCACGACTCCATGTAAAAATCCTGATTTGATAGCTACCAAGGCATACTGAACAAGCACCGGTGGCTATTTTGACCCCACCCTCGCCATGGCCGCTGCCACCGATCTACCCACCCCCTCCCCGAGCCTTCTCCAAGGCCCCAACCCCGCAACCCGGCCGACCTGTTCTGGTCCTTCACCTGGCTGGCCCTGCAGGGCTTTGGCGGCGTGCTGGCGGTGGTGCAGCGCGAACTGGTGGAGAAAAAACGCTGGATGACCAACGAGGAGTTTGTCGAGGACTGGGCCGTGGCGCAGATCATGCCGGGCCCCAACGTGGTCAACCTCAGCATCATGATTGGCGACCGCTACTTTGGGCTGCGCGGGGCGTTTGCGGCCCTCGCGGGTATGCTGACGTTTCCGCTCATGCTGGTGCTGGCACTGGCCGTGGTGTACGCACAATTTGCCAGCCACCCCGCCGTGGCCGGTGCGCTGCGTGGCATGGGCGCCGTGGCGGCCGGGCTGATCGCGGGCGTGGGGATCAAGCTCTTTGTCTCGATCAAGAACCACCCGCTGAGCCGGCCGCTGTGCATGGCCGTGACGGCACTGACCATCGTGGCCATGGCGTGGTTGCGCTGGCCTTTGTTCTGGATATTGCCGGTGATCGGCGGCGCAGCCTGCGTGCTGACATGGAGAAAGCTCGCGCCATGAACGCTGCCGCCACTGTGACCGCCCCTCTTCTGGCCCTGAGCGCAGGCGACTGGTTCAACCTGTTTCTGTACTACCTGTCGCTGTCGCTGCTGGCCGTGGGTGGCGCCATTGCCACCGCGCCCGATATGCACCGTTTCCTCGTCGAGCGCCAGGCCTGGCTGACCGATCCGCAGTTCAACGCGTCGATCGCCATCGCACAGGCCGCACCAGGCCCCAATGTGTTGTTCATCGCCCTGCTGGGCTGGAACGTGGGCATCAACGCCGGTGGCCCAGGCATGAATGGCTGGCTGCTCGGGACGCTGGGCATGGCGGTGTGCATGCTGGGGGTGATGCTGCCCAGCAGCCTGCTGACTTGGCTGGCCACGCGCTGGGGTCACCGCAATCGCGAGCGCCGGGGGGTGCGGGCCTTCAAGCAGGGCATGGCACCGGTGGTGATCGGCCTGCTGCTGGCTACCTCATGGGTGCTGGCCCGCGCGCATGGCAGCCCCACTGCGGCCTGGCCGCTGTGGCTGCTGAGCGCCGTGACCGTGGTGCTGGTGTGGCGCACCAAGCTGCATCTGCTGTGGATGCTGGGCGCAGGGGCGCTGCTGGGCGCGCTGGGCTGGGTGTGACCAAGCCCTGAACGCACCAAAACGCACCCCAGAGCCCGTGCCCACCCCCGGCAGCCGGCAGGGGTGGCTTACGCGCCAGACGCGCGGTCGAGCATTTCTTAACTGATCCGGCGCCCGTTTTCTGCGTAGATCGCCAGGTAAATGGCGTCCGAACCAATGTACGGCGCCTTGTTGCCAAAGCCGATATTGAAGTCACCAAACGACAGTGCACGGATGCTCGTCAGCCCGGCGCGCAGGCGCTCACGCGTAGGTTCTTTGCCCGCGTTCTTCAGGCCTTCGATCATGATCTGGGCATTGAGCCAGCCTTCGAGCGCGCTGCCGCTGTTCAAGAACGCGGCATCTGCGCCGGTGGCCTTCATGGTGCTCTGGAACTTGCGCACCACCACCGACTTCTGCGAATTGGCGTCCGGGAACACCTGCACCAGCGCAAGGCCACGCGTGGATGCGGCCAGCTTGGGCAGCTCGGACGAGATCACGGTGACCGACAGCCCCGCCAACGGCACACCCTGCGCCTTGGCGCGGAACGCCTGCACAAACGCCGTGTTGGCGGTGCCCGTGGTGGCCAGCAACACCGCGCCGGGGCGCTCAGCGGCCACCTTGTCGGCCAACTCAGCACCGTTCTTGCCATCCACAGCCAGCGCAAATTCGCCCCCGCGCTCGACCTTGATCTCGTCCAGCGCCCGGGACATGTCCTTGAGCACTTCCTTGCCGAAGGGGTTGTCCAGATAAACCACGGCAATGCGCTTGAGACCCATGTCCACGATCTGCTTGACCAGGCGCTGTGTCTCCTCGCGGTAGCTCGGGCGCAAGAAAAACACATGGCGATTTTCCGGCGCGCGCAGCGAGGTGGCGCCCGTGACCGGGCCCACAGTGGGAATGCCCTTCGACTCGATCAGCGGCAAGATGGACGCCGTGTTGGCGGTGCCCAATGGCGAAATCAGCGCAAACACCGACTGCGCCTCTACCATGTCCGTCACATTCTTGAGGGTGCGGCTGGCTACGTAGCCATCGTCCTTCACCTCCATGCGAATTTCGCGGCCGTGCACGCCGCCTGCGGCATTGACCTCGGCAAACGCGGCTTTCATGCCCGCCACCTGCTCAATGCCCGCCTGACCCAAGGGGCCGGTCAGTGCGATGGAGCAGCCGAGGTTGATCGACCGTGCGGTCAGCGCCTCTTCAGCCGCCATGGAAGTCTGGGCCCATACGGGCAGGCCAGTGGCAGCGACAGCCTGGGTGGCGCGCAAAAGAAAGTGACGACGGCTCATGGTGGTGTGTGACTGAAAAAGCAAAGGTGGCGCAGGCTACCGGCCGCTGCGCCCCGCCACTGTCCGCTGTGCGACACAAGCCGCTGTGCCGACCAGAAATAGGGGGTTTTCACTGAGCCAGGACAAACAGCGCAGACAAAGTACGCCCGCGCCTTGCCCCGGTAGCCTCAGCGGCCCAACAACTGCGGCAACAGGGTGGCGGCCGTGCCGCGCAGCAACAGGTGTGCCACACCGTCCAGTTCGCTGTGGGCGGGATTGAGTACGACCACGCGTGCGCCAGTGGCCCGGGCCTGGTGCGCCAGGCCCGCCGCCGGATAAACCGCGCCCGCCGTGCCCACCACCAGCATCAGATCACACCGCCCCGCAGCGTTGTGGGCGGCATCCAGCACATCCGGAGGCAAGGGCTCGCCAAACCACACCACCCCCGGCCGCAGCAGGTTGCCACAGCCCCCGCAATGCGGTGGGTGGCCCGCGACGGCGTGCCCGGCAAGGCAACAGCTGCGTGGCGTGTCAAGCCATTGGTATTCAAAGATGTCACCGTGCAGGCACAACACGCCGGTGCTGCCCGCACACTGGTGCAGGCCGTCGACGTTCTGGGTGATCAGCGTGAGCCCGCCCGGGTGTTATTGCCCAAAGGTAGCCAGTGCAAGGTGCCCAGCGTTGGGTGACACCTCAGCCAGCAGCTCGCGCCGGTACTGGTACCAGTCCCACACGCGCTGCGGATGGCTGCGAAAGCCCTCTTCGGTCGCCATGTCCTCGGGCCGAAACTGCGCCCAATAGCCGGTCTGCGCATCGCGGAAGGTGGGCACGCCCGATTCGGCACTGACACCGGCCCCGGTCAGTACGGCAAGGTGCCGCGCCTGCTGAACCCAGGTTCTGGCGTCGTCAAGCGGGGCACCCGGCATGGGGCGGGGCGGTTCAGGTCCGCTGACGCAGTGCCTCGTAAAGGCACACACCGCTGGCTACCGACACGTTCAGGCTTTCCACAGCCCCTTTCATGGGGATGCTGACCAGCTCATCGCAGGTCTTGCGGGTGAGCTGGCGCATGCCGTCGCCCTCCGCGCCCAGCACCAGAGCGACGGGGCCTTTCAGGTCCACCTGGTACACGGTCTTGGGTGCGTCGTCGCTGGTGCCGATACACCAGATATTGCGCTCCTTGAGTTCATTGAGCGTGCGCGACAGGTTGGTCACCATGAAGTACGGCATGGTCTCGGCCGCGCCACTGGCCACCTTGGCCACGGTGGCGTTGATGCCCACGGCATGGTCCTTGGGGGCGATCACCGCGTGGGCGCCCGCGCCATCGGCCACGCGCAGGCAAGCGCCCAGGTTGTGCGGGTCGGTCACGCCGTCGAGCACCAGCAGCAGCGGATTTTCAATGCCAGCGGCTTCCAGGTTCTCCAAAAGCTCATCGAGCGAGGTGATCTGGGCCACGGGCTCCACGCGGGCGGCCACGCCCTGGTGGCCATGGCTGCCGGCCAGTTTGGCAATGCGCTCGCTGTCGGCTTCGATCAGGCGGGCGCCGGCCTCGCGGGCGCGGTCGAGAAACTGGCGCATGCGGGCATCGCGCCGCGTGACTTCGTAGTAAATCTCGATGACGGACTTTGGTGCGGTCTTCAGACGCACACCCACGGCGTGAAAGCCGAAGAGAACTTTGGGGCTGGACATGGGGGGATTATCCGCTGGCTACAGACTGCGCTGCATGGCAACTATCAATTTCATAGCTGCCAGCGCATGAACTACCTGCACCAGCGGCCAAAAACACTCCAAATTGCTTCGCGACTCAGACCACCCGTCCCGCATCGATGGTGATGCGCCGCTCGCACTGCGCAGCAATGGCACGGTCGTGTGTGACCAGCACAAGGGTGGTGCCCTGCTCGCGGTTGAGATCGAACATGAGCTTCATGATGGTTTCGCCAGTCGCAAAATCGAGGCTGCCGGTGGGCTCGTCGGCCAGCAGCACGGCGGGCTGCACGACAAAGGCGCGGGCCAGGGCCACGCGCTGCTGCTCGCCGCCCGAAAGCACCTTGGGGTAGTGCGACAGGCGCTGGCCTAATCCCACGCGCGCCAGCATCTCGGTGGCGGCCTTGCGCGCATCGCGGCGGTCGGCCAGCTCCAGTGGCAGCATCACGTTCTCCAGCGCCGTGAGGTTGCCCATGAGCTGAAAGCTCTGAAACACAAAGCCCACCTTTTGCGCACGCAGGGCAGCACGCGCGTCTTCGTCGATGGCAAAAAGGTCCTGGCCGTCAAGCCGTACCGTGCCACGCGTGGGTGTGTCCAGCCCTGCGATGATGGACAACAAGGTACTCTTGCCCGACCCCGATGCACCCACGATGGCAGCGGTTTCCCTGGCGGCCAGGCGGAAATCGATATCCCGCAGAATGTCGAGTGTTCCGGTGGAATCCGTCACCGACTTGAAGACATGCTCGATGGCAATGATGGGTGTGGCAGACGACGTCGCGGGCAGTGGGGAGGATTCGGACATGAAAGGCACTTTACTTTGATTCGATATCTGCAACGACGCCACTTTATCCTGAGCACAGCGACCGCCGCGATGGTGGGGCTTTGTGCCCCTGCCGTGTTGGCGCAAGCGAACAGCAAGGCGGCGACCACGCCCGCTCGGCAGCCGGTGATCCTCGTGCTCGGTGACTCACTGAGCGCGGAGTACGGTCTTGCACGTGGCACCGGCTGGGTGGCATTGCTCGAAAAGCAGTTGGTTCAGGAGAAATGGGCGGCCACGGTGGTCAACGCCAGTGTGAGCGGCGACACCACCTCGGGTGGACGCTCGCGCCTGGCAGCACTGCTGGCGCAGCACAAACCCAGTCATGTGGTGATCGAGTTGGGCGGCAACGACGCGCTGCGCGGGTTGCCACTGAAAAATACCGAAGAGAACCTGGCCTGGATGACGCAGACGGCGCAGAAAACGGGTGCCAAGGTCCTGCTGGTGGGAATGCAGGTGCCACCCAACTATGGCACCGACTACGCAAACCGGTTTGCGGGTTTGTTCACCACCGTGGCGCAGGCGCAGAGGGCTGCGGTAGTGCCCTTCCTGCTGAAGGGAGTGGCCGACGGGCCTGATCCAACCCGCCTGTTCCAGCCAGACCGCATCCACCCACGCGCCGAAGCGCATCCGCAGATGCTGGCCAATGTCTGGCCGGAACTCAAGAAACTGATGCGCTGAGATGCGCCTGGCGCCTTAAGCGCCGGTGGCGCCTGCAGGCTGCTCGGGAGTACCGGCATCGCCCATGGGCTGACCATCAGCGGGCTGGTCATCGCCCTGCGGATCGTCCGGCCTGCGCTGTGTTTTGGACCTCAGCTTCTCTTCCTTTTTTTTCTTTTTGGCGAGTTCGCGCTGGCGTTTTTCGTATCCGTAGTTGGGTGTTGCCAAGGTAATTGCTTCCTGAAGTAGAGGCTCACTGTAACAGCATGGACTTTTTTCACGCGGCTGCGGGCGGCAACTGGGGTGGGGTTACTGATGCACGATACGCATGCCAACTGGCAAAGCCCAGCACCGGGCCTGCCAAAAGCAGCCCCACGCCCCAGAACCAGAGCGAAAGTGTCACGATGGCAGTGATGAGCGCCCCCCAGAGCAGCATGACGAGGGTGTTCTCCAAAACCACCCGCATGCTGGTGATACCGGCGGTCAAAGCATCGGTGTCGCGATCCAGAATCATGGGGATAGACACCACCGAGGTGGAGAACACCAGCGCCGCAAACACACCACCCACCACGGTGTACACGGCCACAAAACTCCAGTTTTGCGGGTTGAACACCGCCTGCAATACGCCGGTGGTCGATGGCATGCCGGTGTTGAAAAACACTGCAAACACCACCAGCGACGCGCGCCCCCAGAGCAACTCCAGCACCACCAGCACCAGCACCAGCATGCCCATGCTGCCCATATGGCGGTCCCAGCAGGTGAGCGACTCGCTCAGCTCGGGTCGGAGCCCCGCCTCGCGCCTGCGGCTGGTGTCGTACAGCCCCATGGCCAAAAAGGGCCCCACCAGCAGACAGCCGCTGGCCAGAGACATCGTGTATTCGGGCCGCGTGCGGAAGACCCAGCCCAGCACCAACGCCATGCAGCAGAAACACACGCCATAGAACACCGAAATACCGGGGGCAGCGCGCACATCCTGCACCCCCCTGGCAAGCCACCGAAACGGATCGGCGAGCGTCAGGCGCTGCAAGATGACCGGCTGGGCTGCCTGGGCATCCAGCGCGACACGCGGCGCTGGGTCAATGGGGTCAATGGGGTCAGGAACGGGATCAGCGGGATGGGTGGGCGTGGCGGTCATGCAAACAGGCAGGCTGTGGGAGTTGGGCAGCGGGAAACCCGCGAACCCTCACCCTAAGCCAGGCCCTTGTCACGCGCCACTGAGGAAACTACCACCCCCGGTAAAAAAGAGAGAAAAGGCTACCCCGCCGGGAAGGCATGCTCCAGGGCCTGCCACAGATCCTGCCGCAGGTCTTCCACAGCCTCCAGGCCGATAGAAAACCGCACCAACGTGCCTGGTTTGAGGTGCGTGGGCGCGCGGCTGCGCATGCTGGCGATGTTGTAGGGCACAACCAGGCTCATGGGGCCGCCCCAGCTGTAACCCAGCCGGAACAGGCGCAAGCCGTCGCAGAAAGCATCGACCTGCTGCTGCGTGTATCGGGCATCGATCATCACGCTGAACAGGCCTGCCGCCAACCCCGGCCCGCCCCGCCCAGCGCCACATAGAGCCTTCCAGTGCGCGTGGCCGGGCGCGTCTTCCAGCGCGGGATGCAATACCTGCGCAATGGCAGGCTGCAGCTGCAACCAACGCGCCAGACTGCGAGCGGCCTCGTCATGGGCGCGGTAGCGCAGGCCAATACTGGGCAGCGCGCGCAGCACGGCCTCTGCGTCGTTGGCCCCCACACCCAGGCCCAGGCGCATGTGGGTGAGCTTGATTTTCATGTGCAACCCGAGGTCGCGCGTGATGACACTGCCCATGAGCACATCACCGCCACCACTGGGGTATTTGGTCAGCGCGTGGGCAGAAATATCCACACCAAGGCTGCCGTCCCCCGTCAGATCAAACGGTGCAAACGCCAGCCCAGCGCCCCAGGTGTTGTCCAGCGCGGTGATCACGCCGCGAGCGCGGCAGATGCGCACCTGCTCACACAGGTCCGGAAATTCCATGCTGACCGAACCTGGCGCCTCCAGCCACACCAGCCGGGTGGCGGGTGTGATGCGGGCCGCCAGGTCGGACAGGTCCAGGGGGTCATAGAACACATGGGAGATGCCAAACCGGGCCAGCTCGCCGTTGGCGAGGTCTTTGCCAGGGCCGTATGCGTTGTCCGGAATCAGTACCTCGTCGCCGGGTTTGAGCAGGGCCAACGACACATTGGCGATAGCGGCCAGGCCGCTGGGTACCAATACGCACTGAAGACCACCCTCCAGGGTGCACAGGCGCTCTTCGAGGATGAAGGTGGTGGGCGTGCCGTGGAGGCCGTAGGTATAGCCGCTCTTGTCTTTCCATTCCCGCGAGCGCATGGCAGCCACGTTGGGGAAGATGACCGTCGAAGCCTTGAAGACGCCAGGCTGGGGCGCTAAAAAACCGGCGGGTGGAATGTAGTCGTGGTGGACGATGCGGGTTGCTGGATCGGTGTCATGGTCGTTCATGACAACCATGGTAGCGCGCCGCAAGGGGCGAACCCGCACGGCGCGTGGCCTGGAGGGATGCCGCAACAACGGCTCCGCTCCACGCACGCATCGGCGATTTTTTAGCTTGCGGTGACAACCAGCTGGTTGTTCACCGAGGTCACGCCCGTCACTGCCTTGGCAATGGTTTCTGCGCGCTCACGGGCCACGGTAGAGGGTGCGGGGCCATTCAGCGTGACCTTGCCATTCACGGTATCTACATTGATTTTGACGGCACTCAGATCAGGGTCTTTGGCCAGACCTGCACTGATCTGGGCGGTGATGGTTGCGTCGTCAATCATGCCCTTGGCATTGTTGGCGGCCTGCTTGGCCGTGGTTTCAGCATTCGCTGCGCCCTGCTCCATCTTGGTTTCGGCGCTTTGCATAGCCCCTTCGGCCTTCACGCGCGCATCGGCAGCAGCCTGCTCGGTCTTTTCTACGGCAGAGTCCAGACGCTGGCCCACCGTGGGCTCTTCCTTCTTGCCGCAGGCTGAGAGACCCAGGGCGAGTGCGCTCACAGCCAGAATGGTGGCAACCCGATGTGCGGGACGATCGATCATTTTCAGTGTGTTCATGCAGTGACTCCTTGCGAGTGAAACAGGGGTCCACTGTAGGCAGCCACACTCGGTCAACGGGTCGGACGCCACTGAAGTGCTTGTAGGACGGTATCACCAGTCAGTCCGCCAACGACGCGGCAAAACAGGCTGCCGCGCGCGACAATCACCCCATGATGTCGTCTTCGCTGGCCCGCTGGCTTCCTTTTCTGAAATGGCCCCGCCCTGACCGCCACTTGCTCAAAGGGGAGTTCTGGGCAGGCATGACGGTGGGCCTCATGCTGGTGCCGCAGGGCGTGGCCTATGCCGCACTGGCCGGTATGCCGCTGGTGACCGGGATCTACGCTTCGCTGATCCCTGCACTGATCGCGGTGCTGTTCAGCTCGTCCACCCGGCTGGGCGTGGGGCCGACGGCGCTGACCAGTTTGTTGATTGGGGCGTCGCTCACCGGTCTGGCCGAGCCAGGCAGCGCCCAATGGGTGGCTATGGCCGCATGGATGGCGCTGCTCTCGGGCTTGCTGCAGCTGGTCATGGGGTTGGCGCGATTTGGCTGGCTGCTCAACCTGGTCACGTCGCCGGTACTCAGCGGGTTCACGCAAGCAGCGGCACTGTTGATTCTGGGATCTCAACTGGGCGCCCTCACGGGCCTCAGAGCCGCCGACTGGGGTGCCTTGCTGTCCACGCCGTCACCGGGCCTGTTTGACCTGACGGCGGCGGCCTTTGGACTGGGCAGCCTGGCGCTGCTGATGGTGGCACGCCGCTGGAGACCCAACTTCCCGGCCGCCATCATCATCGTAGGTGCGGCAGGCGCATTGAGTTGGGCGCTGAACTATGCCGACGCCGGA includes:
- a CDS encoding BON domain-containing protein; amino-acid sequence: MNTLKMIDRPAHRVATILAVSALALGLSACGKKEEPTVGQRLDSAVEKTEQAAADARVKAEGAMQSAETKMEQGAANAETTAKQAANNAKGMIDDATITAQISAGLAKDPDLSAVKINVDTVNGKVTLNGPAPSTVARERAETIAKAVTGVTSVNNQLVVTAS
- a CDS encoding ABC transporter ATP-binding protein is translated as MSESSPLPATSSATPIIAIEHVFKSVTDSTGTLDILRDIDFRLAARETAAIVGASGSGKSTLLSIIAGLDTPTRGTVRLDGQDLFAIDEDARAALRAQKVGFVFQSFQLMGNLTALENVMLPLELADRRDARKAATEMLARVGLGQRLSHYPKVLSGGEQQRVALARAFVVQPAVLLADEPTGSLDFATGETIMKLMFDLNREQGTTLVLVTHDRAIAAQCERRITIDAGRVV
- a CDS encoding PLP-dependent transferase; the protein is MVVMNDHDTDPATRIVHHDYIPPAGFLAPQPGVFKASTVIFPNVAAMRSREWKDKSGYTYGLHGTPTTFILEERLCTLEGGLQCVLVPSGLAAIANVSLALLKPGDEVLIPDNAYGPGKDLANGELARFGISHVFYDPLDLSDLAARITPATRLVWLEAPGSVSMEFPDLCEQVRICRARGVITALDNTWGAGLAFAPFDLTGDGSLGVDISAHALTKYPSGGGDVLMGSVITRDLGLHMKIKLTHMRLGLGVGANDAEAVLRALPSIGLRYRAHDEAARSLARWLQLQPAIAQVLHPALEDAPGHAHWKALCGAGRGGPGLAAGLFSVMIDARYTQQQVDAFCDGLRLFRLGYSWGGPMSLVVPYNIASMRSRAPTHLKPGTLVRFSIGLEAVEDLRQDLWQALEHAFPAG
- a CDS encoding DUF2189 domain-containing protein, which translates into the protein MTATPTHPADPVPDPIDPIDPAPRVALDAQAAQPVILQRLTLADPFRWLARGVQDVRAAPGISVFYGVCFCCMALVLGWVFRTRPEYTMSLASGCLLVGPFLAMGLYDTSRRREAGLRPELSESLTCWDRHMGSMGMLVLVLVVLELLWGRASLVVFAVFFNTGMPSTTGVLQAVFNPQNWSFVAVYTVVGGVFAALVFSTSVVSIPMILDRDTDALTAGITSMRVVLENTLVMLLWGALITAIVTLSLWFWGVGLLLAGPVLGFASWHAYRASVTPPQLPPAAA
- a CDS encoding chromate transporter; translated protein: MFWSFTWLALQGFGGVLAVVQRELVEKKRWMTNEEFVEDWAVAQIMPGPNVVNLSIMIGDRYFGLRGAFAALAGMLTFPLMLVLALAVVYAQFASHPAVAGALRGMGAVAAGLIAGVGIKLFVSIKNHPLSRPLCMAVTALTIVAMAWLRWPLFWILPVIGGAACVLTWRKLAP
- a CDS encoding arylesterase, with the translated sequence MIRYLQRRHFILSTATAAMVGLCAPAVLAQANSKAATTPARQPVILVLGDSLSAEYGLARGTGWVALLEKQLVQEKWAATVVNASVSGDTTSGGRSRLAALLAQHKPSHVVIELGGNDALRGLPLKNTEENLAWMTQTAQKTGAKVLLVGMQVPPNYGTDYANRFAGLFTTVAQAQRAAVVPFLLKGVADGPDPTRLFQPDRIHPRAEAHPQMLANVWPELKKLMR
- a CDS encoding DUF6150 family protein yields the protein MAKILEVKYEHQADARVCEVAQKSLADLCWHEVAYPTQATGDAVWFLVAYANQASFKVYRVKHASQADLKLFKVATPEEAGWRTKDHLLRGKLG
- the rlmB gene encoding 23S rRNA (guanosine(2251)-2'-O)-methyltransferase RlmB; the encoded protein is MSSPKVLFGFHAVGVRLKTAPKSVIEIYYEVTRRDARMRQFLDRAREAGARLIEADSERIAKLAGSHGHQGVAARVEPVAQITSLDELLENLEAAGIENPLLLVLDGVTDPHNLGACLRVADGAGAHAVIAPKDHAVGINATVAKVASGAAETMPYFMVTNLSRTLNELKERNIWCIGTSDDAPKTVYQVDLKGPVALVLGAEGDGMRQLTRKTCDELVSIPMKGAVESLNVSVASGVCLYEALRQRT
- a CDS encoding ABC transporter substrate-binding protein yields the protein MSRRHFLLRATQAVAATGLPVWAQTSMAAEEALTARSINLGCSIALTGPLGQAGIEQVAGMKAAFAEVNAAGGVHGREIRMEVKDDGYVASRTLKNVTDMVEAQSVFALISPLGTANTASILPLIESKGIPTVGPVTGATSLRAPENRHVFFLRPSYREETQRLVKQIVDMGLKRIAVVYLDNPFGKEVLKDMSRALDEIKVERGGEFALAVDGKNGAELADKVAAERPGAVLLATTGTANTAFVQAFRAKAQGVPLAGLSVTVISSELPKLAASTRGLALVQVFPDANSQKSVVVRKFQSTMKATGADAAFLNSGSALEGWLNAQIMIEGLKNAGKEPTRERLRAGLTSIRALSFGDFNIGFGNKAPYIGSDAIYLAIYAENGRRIS
- a CDS encoding chromate transporter — its product is MNAAATVTAPLLALSAGDWFNLFLYYLSLSLLAVGGAIATAPDMHRFLVERQAWLTDPQFNASIAIAQAAPGPNVLFIALLGWNVGINAGGPGMNGWLLGTLGMAVCMLGVMLPSSLLTWLATRWGHRNRERRGVRAFKQGMAPVVIGLLLATSWVLARAHGSPTAAWPLWLLSAVTVVLVWRTKLHLLWMLGAGALLGALGWV